One genomic window of Cygnus atratus isolate AKBS03 ecotype Queensland, Australia chromosome 16, CAtr_DNAZoo_HiC_assembly, whole genome shotgun sequence includes the following:
- the TLDC2 gene encoding TLD domain-containing protein 2 — translation MEGGDQDALPRHFKEGKYSQGFKGKSLIRARVNLLKFNKAKCKVVHLVWGNPKHNYSPEDQSGDRDNACMRCEQVEDLISLVAELKEEVERLRTTRECCGNLSLSPLPLSPPPHLLPGWQPAPCTLELPCNGGTAWQGARAWHGTARQCRERAQPSTHAGADQDEDLPMGCVEPDSEGQPGWEGAPAAAVALEEPCGLVLSTPSRILRDRETKELGPHLPPRLQQQPWRLLYCTARDGFSLRTLYRRAGPPSSPALLLIRDTDAQAFGAFFATTIHMSNDFYGTGETFLFSFYPELKVFRWTGRNNFFMKGDVDLLMVGGGSGRFGLWLDGDLHHGGSYPCETFNNESLSLRGDFCVQDLEVWGLA, via the exons ATGGAGGGAGGAGACCAGGATGCCTTGCCACGCCACTTTAAGGAGGGTAAATACTCCCAAGGATTTAAGGGGAAATCCTTAATCAGGGCCCGTGTGAACCTgctgaagttcaacaaggccaagtgcaaggtcgTGCACCTGGtctggggcaatcccaagcacaatTACAG cccagaagaccaaTCGGGTGACAGAGATAATGCCTGCatgaggtgtgagcaggtggaGGATCtgatcagcctggtggcagagctcaaggaggaggtggagagattAAGGACCACcagggagt GCTGTGGAAACCTCTCCttgtctcctcttcctctttctcctcctccacatCTCCTCCCTGGGTGGCAACCTGCACCCTGCACCCTTGAACTTCCGTGCAATGGTGGCACCGCCTGGCAGGGTGCCAgggcatggcacggcacagcacggcagTGTCGGGAGCGGGCCCAGCCAAGCACCCACGCCGGg GCCGACCAGGACGAGGACCTGCCCATGGGATGCGTGGAGCCGGACAGCGAggggcagccaggctgggagggGGCCCCAGCTGCAGCCGTGGCCCTGGAGGAGCCGTGTGGTCTGGTGCTGAGCACACCGAGCCGCATCCTGCGGGACAGGGAGACCAAGGAG CTGGGGCCCCACCTGCCCCcccggctgcagcagcagccctggcgCCTGCTGTACTGCACTGCACGGGATGGCTTCAGCCTGAGAACCCTGTACCGGCGTGCCGGCCCGCCGAGctcccctgcactgctgctcaTCCGAGACACCGATGCACAG GCCTTCGGTGCGTTCTTCGCTACCACCATTCACATGAGCAACGACTTTTACGGCACAGGGgaaacatttctcttctctttctacCCAGAGCTGAag GTGTTCAGGTGGACGGGCAGGAACAACTTCTTCATGAAAGGAGATGTGGACTTGCTGATGGTCGGCGGGGGCAG TGGCAGGTTTGGGCTGTGGCTGGACGGGGACTTGCACCACGGGGGCAGCTACCCCTGCGAGACCTTCAACAATGAGAGCCTCTCGCTGCGGGGGGATTTCTGCGTTCAGGACCTGGAGGTGTGGGGCCTGGCCTGA